A genomic region of Dunckerocampus dactyliophorus isolate RoL2022-P2 chromosome 8, RoL_Ddac_1.1, whole genome shotgun sequence contains the following coding sequences:
- the zgc:109965 gene encoding nicalin-1-like isoform X1 has protein sequence MLLQDLKVVVIVLLLCVHTLHGSTLPAASSYEFTAHRMQQYNLVKQKHGCRGAIVVAEARSADEPVLTRRCVIMRVPDFTTKTYNEAQRQNAAAILILLPQNISSVPHEAIRSFMVSESEALMKETLMPVYVAPEDEQLLYMYEEVKRAASTRTLSIFIRVLRSMVTATAFQILVSNNAPIKAITDSTLVTLEGVLPGAGEDIPTIVITAHYDSYGLAPWLSYGADSNGSGVIILLELARLFHKLYSSPSTRPRYHLMFSLTGGGKYNYLGTKRWIEENLDHAESSLLHDNVAFVLCLDTLANGDELYMHVSRPPKSDTPMHAFIQHLEEVVSSRFPGVKTGLIHKKINLVESTVAWEHERYSLRRIPGFTLSHLEDPKSERRGSLLDTVSQVDFRKLKRNGVIIAEALARYMYHLSDKGSPKDVQLFKGQLDFHDSRISSLMSFLTSVPRATQLMDKESSHILLVNSLEQEFKRYLQQVHRHTFRQDKRDPDITFFDQMNQPVVMYRVKPAAFDLFLGGCITAYLGIVYFAIQNFGYVYKKLKAAVKPTSSTK, from the exons ATGCTTTTGCAGGATTTGAAGGTTGTCGTCATAGTGCTGctgctctgtgtccacactctGCATGGCTCCACTCTCCCTGCTGCATCCTCCTATGAGTTCACTGCCCACAGGATGCAACAGTACAACCTGGTAAAACAGAAGCATG GTTGCCGTGGCGCCATCGTGGTAGCAGAGGCCCGCTCTGCTGATGAGCCGGTGCTGACCCGCCGCTGTGTCATCATGAGGGTACCAGACTTCACCACAAAAACCTACAATGAAGCTCAGAGGCAAAACGCTGCTGCCATTCTCATCCTGCTGCCACAGAACATCTCAAGTGTACCACACGAAGCAATCCGG TCCTTCATGGTAAGTGAGAGTGAAGCCTTGATGAAGGAGACCCTCATGCCAGTCTATGTGGCCCCTGAGGATGAGCAGCTCCTCTATATGTATGAAGAGGTCAAGCGGGCTGCATCCACACGGACCTTGTCTATATTCATTCGAG TCCTTCGAAGTATGGTGACGGCGACAGCCTTTCAAATTTTAGTGAGCAACAATGCTCCCATCAAGGCCATCACAGACAGCACTCTGGTCACACTGGAA GGAGTGCTTCCTGGAGCAGGCGAAGACATACCCACCATTGTGATCACCGCCCATTATGATTCCTACGGACTAGCACCG TGGCTGTCATATGGAGCTGACTCCAATGGAAGTGGTGTAATCATCTTGCTAGAACTGGCACGTCTCTTCCATAAGCTTTACAGTAGTCCAAGTACCAGACCCCG GTATCATTTAATGTTCTCTCTCACTGGAGGAGGAAAGTACAATTACCTGGGCACAAAAAGGTGGATTGAAGAGAACCTGGACCATGCTG AGTCAAGTCTTCTTCATGACAATGTGgcatttgtgttgtgtttggatACACTGGCTAATGGTGATGAGCTGTACATGCACGTATCCCGTCCACCTAAATCTGATACTCCCATGCACGCCTTCATTCAACATCTGGAAGAG GTTGTTTCCTCCAGATTCCCAGGAGTGAAGACCGGATTGATCCACAAGAAGATCAACCTGGTGGAGTCCACAGTCGCGTGGGAGCACGAACGCTACAGCCTGCGCAGGATACCTGGCTTCACTCTGTCTCACCTGGAAGACCCCAAATCTGAGCGACGGGGCTCCTTGCTCGACACTGT CTCACAGGTGGACTTCAGGAAACTTAAGCGTAATGGCGTCATCATAGCAGAGGCACTGGCACGTTATATGTACCATCTATCAGACAAG GGTTCACCAAAAGATGTGCAGCTCTTCAAAGGCCAGTTG GATTTCCACGACAGTCGGATATCCAGTCTCATGTCCTTCCTGACCTCAGTCCCTCGGGCCACTCAGCTGATGGATAAAGAGTCCAGTCACATCCTGCTGGTCAACTCACTGGAACAGGAATTCAAACGTTACTTACAGCAAGTCCACAGGCACACGTTCAGACAGGACAAAAG GGAccctgatattacattttttgatcaaATGAACCAGCCAGTAGTGATGTACAG ggTAAAACCTGCTGCATTTGATCTCTTCCTGGGTGGATGCATCACTGCATATTTGGGCATCGTTTACTTTGCAATACAG AACTTTGGCTATGTCTACAAAAAACTGAAGGCAGCAGTGAAACCCACGAGCAGCACTAAATAA
- the zgc:109965 gene encoding nicalin-1-like isoform X2 encodes MRVPDFTTKTYNEAQRQNAAAILILLPQNISSVPHEAIRSFMVSESEALMKETLMPVYVAPEDEQLLYMYEEVKRAASTRTLSIFIRVLRSMVTATAFQILVSNNAPIKAITDSTLVTLEGVLPGAGEDIPTIVITAHYDSYGLAPWLSYGADSNGSGVIILLELARLFHKLYSSPSTRPRYHLMFSLTGGGKYNYLGTKRWIEENLDHAESSLLHDNVAFVLCLDTLANGDELYMHVSRPPKSDTPMHAFIQHLEEVVSSRFPGVKTGLIHKKINLVESTVAWEHERYSLRRIPGFTLSHLEDPKSERRGSLLDTVSQVDFRKLKRNGVIIAEALARYMYHLSDKGSPKDVQLFKGQLDFHDSRISSLMSFLTSVPRATQLMDKESSHILLVNSLEQEFKRYLQQVHRHTFRQDKRDPDITFFDQMNQPVVMYRVKPAAFDLFLGGCITAYLGIVYFAIQNFGYVYKKLKAAVKPTSSTK; translated from the exons ATGAGGGTACCAGACTTCACCACAAAAACCTACAATGAAGCTCAGAGGCAAAACGCTGCTGCCATTCTCATCCTGCTGCCACAGAACATCTCAAGTGTACCACACGAAGCAATCCGG TCCTTCATGGTAAGTGAGAGTGAAGCCTTGATGAAGGAGACCCTCATGCCAGTCTATGTGGCCCCTGAGGATGAGCAGCTCCTCTATATGTATGAAGAGGTCAAGCGGGCTGCATCCACACGGACCTTGTCTATATTCATTCGAG TCCTTCGAAGTATGGTGACGGCGACAGCCTTTCAAATTTTAGTGAGCAACAATGCTCCCATCAAGGCCATCACAGACAGCACTCTGGTCACACTGGAA GGAGTGCTTCCTGGAGCAGGCGAAGACATACCCACCATTGTGATCACCGCCCATTATGATTCCTACGGACTAGCACCG TGGCTGTCATATGGAGCTGACTCCAATGGAAGTGGTGTAATCATCTTGCTAGAACTGGCACGTCTCTTCCATAAGCTTTACAGTAGTCCAAGTACCAGACCCCG GTATCATTTAATGTTCTCTCTCACTGGAGGAGGAAAGTACAATTACCTGGGCACAAAAAGGTGGATTGAAGAGAACCTGGACCATGCTG AGTCAAGTCTTCTTCATGACAATGTGgcatttgtgttgtgtttggatACACTGGCTAATGGTGATGAGCTGTACATGCACGTATCCCGTCCACCTAAATCTGATACTCCCATGCACGCCTTCATTCAACATCTGGAAGAG GTTGTTTCCTCCAGATTCCCAGGAGTGAAGACCGGATTGATCCACAAGAAGATCAACCTGGTGGAGTCCACAGTCGCGTGGGAGCACGAACGCTACAGCCTGCGCAGGATACCTGGCTTCACTCTGTCTCACCTGGAAGACCCCAAATCTGAGCGACGGGGCTCCTTGCTCGACACTGT CTCACAGGTGGACTTCAGGAAACTTAAGCGTAATGGCGTCATCATAGCAGAGGCACTGGCACGTTATATGTACCATCTATCAGACAAG GGTTCACCAAAAGATGTGCAGCTCTTCAAAGGCCAGTTG GATTTCCACGACAGTCGGATATCCAGTCTCATGTCCTTCCTGACCTCAGTCCCTCGGGCCACTCAGCTGATGGATAAAGAGTCCAGTCACATCCTGCTGGTCAACTCACTGGAACAGGAATTCAAACGTTACTTACAGCAAGTCCACAGGCACACGTTCAGACAGGACAAAAG GGAccctgatattacattttttgatcaaATGAACCAGCCAGTAGTGATGTACAG ggTAAAACCTGCTGCATTTGATCTCTTCCTGGGTGGATGCATCACTGCATATTTGGGCATCGTTTACTTTGCAATACAG AACTTTGGCTATGTCTACAAAAAACTGAAGGCAGCAGTGAAACCCACGAGCAGCACTAAATAA